Proteins co-encoded in one Holophagales bacterium genomic window:
- a CDS encoding tryptophan 7-halogenase: MQAVVAGAPFPPVVDVVVCGGGPGGSTAATLLARQGFAVVLLERERFPRFHIGESLLPYNLPLLERLGVLEKLKAAGPQVKYGARFYHQGTDLARVVRFADAFDGAPDSAFQVKRADFDALLLEHARASGVRVHEGARVEEVLFEGERAVGVRLRTEGEEVARTVTARAVVDATGRDALMSRRLGGRRKDPELDRSAAFAHFSGFRRAAGPTGGDIVVVTTPDGWWWLIPFSDGSVSVGVVMPSARFAKREGTLEELFESRIAATPEVRDLLDGNGRLGEVRAIPDYSYRTPRTSGDGFCLVGDAACFLDPVFSSGVLLAMSSGEMAAEAIGRALSRRGRVDAADFLTMERRYGRAISRFSRFVHGFYKPHVLETFYTASPIPLITGAVTTVLAGAVFRPSLKSRCGAAAFHLATGLFWLKQRVRGRGAFARATGLLVERDPGS, encoded by the coding sequence GTGCAAGCTGTCGTGGCGGGGGCTCCCTTTCCCCCGGTCGTCGACGTCGTCGTATGCGGCGGGGGCCCTGGCGGCTCCACGGCCGCAACGCTCCTCGCCCGCCAGGGCTTCGCGGTCGTCCTCCTCGAGCGCGAGCGCTTCCCACGCTTCCACATCGGGGAGTCGCTTCTGCCGTACAACCTCCCGCTCCTCGAGAGGCTCGGGGTCCTCGAGAAGCTGAAAGCGGCCGGCCCGCAGGTGAAGTACGGCGCCCGCTTCTACCACCAGGGGACGGACCTGGCGCGCGTCGTGAGGTTCGCGGACGCTTTCGACGGAGCGCCGGACTCCGCCTTCCAGGTCAAGAGAGCGGACTTCGACGCACTTCTCCTCGAGCACGCCCGGGCCTCGGGCGTCCGGGTCCACGAAGGGGCTCGGGTGGAGGAGGTTCTCTTCGAGGGCGAGCGCGCGGTCGGCGTGAGGTTACGGACGGAGGGCGAGGAGGTGGCGCGGACGGTGACGGCGAGGGCCGTGGTCGACGCGACGGGGCGCGACGCCCTCATGTCGCGCCGCCTCGGAGGCCGACGGAAGGACCCGGAGCTCGACCGCTCGGCGGCGTTCGCGCATTTCTCGGGCTTCCGGCGGGCCGCGGGGCCGACGGGAGGGGACATCGTCGTCGTGACGACCCCCGACGGCTGGTGGTGGCTCATCCCTTTCTCCGACGGCAGCGTGTCGGTCGGAGTCGTCATGCCTTCCGCGCGTTTCGCGAAGCGGGAGGGGACGTTGGAGGAGCTCTTCGAGAGCCGCATCGCCGCCACGCCCGAGGTACGGGACCTCCTCGACGGGAACGGCCGGCTCGGAGAGGTGCGCGCGATTCCCGACTACTCCTACCGGACCCCTCGGACCTCGGGGGACGGCTTCTGCCTCGTCGGCGACGCCGCCTGCTTCCTCGACCCGGTCTTCTCGAGCGGCGTGCTCCTCGCGATGAGCTCGGGGGAGATGGCCGCGGAGGCGATCGGCCGGGCGCTTTCGCGGCGCGGACGCGTCGACGCGGCGGACTTCCTCACGATGGAGAGGCGGTACGGACGGGCGATCTCGCGTTTCAGCCGGTTCGTCCACGGCTTCTACAAGCCGCACGTCCTCGAGACGTTCTATACGGCTTCGCCGATTCCTCTGATCACGGGTGCCGTGACGACGGTCCTCGCCGGGGCCGTCTTCCGCCCGAGCCTGAAGTCGCGCTGCGGCGCTGCGGCGTTCCACCTCGCGACAGGCCTCTTCTGGCTGAAGCAGCGGGTGAGGGGACG